aaaattaaaggaaaaacacagGAAGGAAATATAAGGTCACAATTTATGTTTCTCCAAGTGTCACACAGTTCATATTTTCTCAACATAATATTacattggtgctgtaacatttaaccatgcccATGTCCtagatgcactgctcttagtgtttttagcaaaatgctaatttgcaacacctgtccacaaGAGGTTTTtggtaaatggacatgagcttgtatagcacttttctagtcttctgactgctcaaagtgcttttacaccacaggtcacacctacacattcacacactgatggcagaggatgctgtATAGTGacaccatcagaagtaaatgatccattcatacacactcttacaccgctgacgaagcagcaggagcaattcggggttaagtgtctagctgaaggacacatcggacatgttgctgcaggagctggggatcgaaccctcaaccttctggttgagagatgacgactctaccaacttaGCCACATCTGcccattttagaaaaaaatgatagaaattaagaaaaatacaaaataggaGAACATCAAAACAGCTAGTTATGAATACAGTGCAGTTATTAATGCAAAAATGGATTACATACAATTACAAAAAGATGGCAGCAAAAAAATACTACAGACATTTGTGTTGATGATGATTTACatgttgtttctccttcagccatgatttaatacctttcttgaaaacattaaaagtgtGTTGCATTTTCAGCTCCGTGGGTAGACGGAGTTTAGCTTAGCTACAACAGAGAAGGACGATTGTCCAAATTAGGTTTTGCCCAAGTGGAAAGCAACAGTGAGCACTTACTGAAGCCCATGTGTTCACTCCTGCTGTGTTGAAATGAATTCATCAAACAGAGAAGTTGCCAGGCCATGCaaatatccatccattatcaCTTTTCCCATTTTGGGTTAAGGAGGGGCTGGAGCCCATCCCTGCTGTGATTGGACTGTCTGTCAGTCAATCaaagggctgacatatagagacaaacaaGCACAACGAGCATAGGAGGAGCATTccatagagctggaaatcaggtaGAGGGTAGGTAATGacaagcgggaaaggagccacaggctggctttgaacctgggtcgcccgctctgaagactatagcctccatatagcgcgcactaaccactgtgccaccagcgcccctaatTTAGTTCAGTTTCAACATTCAATTCAGTTTTTTATGGAAAATGACTATCAGTTCAACCATTATTCATGGAGAAGTCAAATCTGTCAGAGCTGTTTTGAATTCAAAGGGCTTCGTCTTTGGACTTCAAATCCTCCACACCAGAGAGTTCTGTCAGTGACCTCAATAACAGAGCGAATTGATGTATAATGcaaaatgaattaataattaACAGGAGTCTACAGCACAGACATTTTAGCTTCAGCCTGCAATTAAAGTCACAGGcaacaacatttcaaactgaGAAATTGCTCCTTATTTACTGCAATGCTCCCCCGGAGATGCAGTCATACTCCCTCCTGCCGTTTTTATGAATACAATCccatttttaacacttttcaATCAATGagtcagattttctttttaagacaGTTTCTCATATTTTTATAGAAATTGTAAACTCAGAGATGCACAAGTATTACTTTCCTTTTACTTTGATTGTATATGTAATgctgaaagtatttttttagtAGAAATAACTGCCAAATACTATGGTTCCTTTGATGGCTGCTTGACTTCTGTAAGTCAATCCCCAAACAGCCCAATACTGGAATGACCAACTTTActgcacaaacatgtttactgccTGGATGACATAGTTTTGGTTACTATAGCTGTGTATGGCTTCTAGTCTGCATGATGTCAGTCACTGAACTTGCCATGTTGACAAATCTTTTTAACAGCCTTTTGgatatatttttaagaataaaacTATAGTATGGCTTGCTGTCGGATTTATTGCACCAACAGGCCTTCACATCTTTGAGTGAAATTCTAGAATTATAATCCCTTTATAATATTTAGCACTGTACCTGACTTGTTACCTTATTAACTGTTTCCCATACATTGatgtatgtgtctgtgcagTCGGGATTGATTTtgcaatcaaaacaacaatctTACATTCAAAGATTTTAAAGAGGACGGCTGGCTGAAGTGAAAAGTAGTGAAATGTTTCTCAAGATAACGTGGTTAATTCCTCCTTGATCTCAATCACTCATTCAGTCATGTTCAGAGAGCATCAAATATTCACACAAGCTCTCTTAGcttttttcatcaaataaattaataactccaGTCAGAGACCGGCGCAGACTCTTTCAGTGGGAAACACTCTATTTAATTCTCCGACAGATGACAGGGTTTAGACTTCATAACGTTGACAACTAAGCATTTGCAAACCTGTTGATCATCTACAGCCCACAAGTAGACGTGTTCAAATATGTCCATATCTGGCTCCCAATAAAACAAGACAGCAACACCAACAGACTCAGGGGGTAGGGGCACACTACAGGACACTTCAACAGGTTTTGTCCACTGGACGGGCACCCTGGAGGGCGTGTTACCATGTTTTGTCCACTGGAGGGCACATTACCATGTGTCCATGGCAGGGCACCATGGAGGTCACATCACCACGGCTACAGAGCAATGcatgtcaacaggcaaggcaggaaactgcttggtgccccagaccagtagggggccccaacGCAATGATTTGCAATGAtggtaggaaacctccctaagtgggccccatctgacagcactcattctcattgccctgctgaaTGTTGGTAGTAGGTCCCCTCAgttgatttttgcctagggccccaacatgctctagaatcaccactgcacGTCTAACCCCAGGAAGGGTACCCTGGAGgacacttcatcatgttttatctACCATAGAAGCATCCAAGAGggcactttttaaacattagtACCCAAAGGTGGATTCCCCCCCCCTTGCACTCCCAAGTCTACCAATACCACacgttttttaaatgtcaaacaataTAACTGCAAAAGCCAATAACTGGGGTAAACCATTACTGAGCTTTGTAAACAATTAGAAACTCATTCCCCTTTTGGTATCTCTCAACAAGGAATCTTGCTTTCCTGCATAAGCACTCAACATAGATACTGTAGatcagtgcttcccaaagtgagggccgcggccccctggtgggccgtgtgggtactgcaggtgggctgcaaaaagccctccaccaagtttcaaaataaaataaatatcacaataatgatgatttaccatgaatcaaccctttaagtgattagtaaggcgtgtcatgactattcatggacataatgtttagtaaacttttgtATCTATCTTGCCATAATGTCATGTTGTAATGTCCAATAATTGACCCTAACTGAAAGTTATAGATGtagtcaaaacttttattttataacgggcCCAGGAGTAATTTTGTATATCAAAGTGGGCCGCGGCAGTCTTAAATTCGGGAAAGGCTGCTGTAGATAAACTGAGCCACTTTTGAAGTAGGTGCAAGAAGCatgttattgtgtttaaatttagagcgtgaacatgttttgttgtatATAAATAGCTTTTGTATTGATAGCGTGAACAAACGGAAAGAACATAGTGAATCATGTTTCTGTGCAGTCACTTCAGGCTTGACAATGGTTGACTAACACCCTGATATAATTTACTGAAGCTCATTGAATACTTTGAACCCCAGTCAGCTAAAAGCTTGCTTTTAAAATAGTCTTTTCATCACTGACGGAGGGGAAATCTCACCACACCAACAGAATTTGCAGTAACGTCATGAAGGATGAAGTTTGGGAGTTTTGAATATTTCATGAGCATAAGGGGAAGAGGTAGGCAGAGCATAATCgattatatttcatttaaagtttgaatgCCGGAAAATTCAATTCCGTTGCTGACGTTAGCACATCACGCAGAGTATTAATATTCTCTGTGGTGAGGAGAATAAAGCATGCATCCAGATATAATGTGCTCCTGTAGAGAGAGTGCTGGAGGAGTTGAAGCGGTGTCTTCTTTCAAACATTAACAATGTTGGTTGAAATTGTTTTCCATCTGTACAAATCaaatctgtgtctctgcagcatcATTATGTTGAGAAATCACACGTTGAGTAGACGCAAACTGAAACAAATTCAGTGAGCCGCTCAATTCTTCAATTCACTCCAAGTCTGAGTTAGACAGTAGAAATTAATCTTTTGTAAAAAGAGATCCATTAACATAAATGTTGGGTCTGACAGGAAATctcaattaaatacaattttctaTGAAAATGCAACTTGTGACTGTAAAGATTTCAGTCCAATGTTAGATGCAGTAAAATTAGTTTAGCATATGTGTGATCTAATGTTGAGTCGCTCAGTTTCTTCAATCCGTTGTTTTCTTCACAgaatattcattattattttggtACAACTTTTGTGAAGGATGTGTTTATCGAAACATTTAGGCAGCCTTTATTTCTCCAATCAAACTTTTTTCATAACATTcatttggtctgttttttttcctttgtacTAGCTGGAGTCTTTAGCCCCAAATGACACAACTTGATCAACATTAAactgtataagtctattttgagatttatttcacatatgctgacttttatttgtaaaactaattgtaaaaaaaaaagttaagttaCCCCTTTTGGGGGAAGCAGACAAAAGCCAAAGACCATTGACTTATTATCTCCTGATGTTACAAATGTTTAGGTTTAGTATTTAGACACAACAATCAGATACAGACATTCATActcatttgactgtttttggCTACTTGATACATGATTTtggctttcttttttctaaGATTTAGTTCAACTTCAACCCCAGAGGGAAATATCTCTTCTGCTAAATGCTCCATAGCATGAATTGGGTTAAACCGAGCTGCTTCTGCTTGATGCGTTTGAACCTGTAGAACCAAAATATAAGCTTAAAGAcactaaaatgtgttctgaGTGTGCTGTCtgttgagtcagtgtgtgtttgtaacaacTTCAAGTTAAGGATCTCAAGCTGAATGTCAACCAACAATACAGTTAGATAAATCTGCAACACATAACTGACAGTAATACATAATGAAACCTaggggtgcagatggcctagagGTTACGTGTACGATCCCATGTGTTGTCCTCTTAGCAGTCGGCCTGGGTTTgatcgcatgtcattccccaccctctctctccatgatttcttACTCTtatccactgtccaatcaaATGAAGGCTGAAAGCCAAAGAATAGAGATCTTAAACAACCAAAAGACAACTTTTAGAAATATCGCTTCTGCATGCAAActttgttgaattaaaaaaaaaagacataatttCAAGTGGAGCAGGATGTGAGAGGCTTTATTTGGCTTTCATGCTAAAATGTTTTGAGAGTCTCAGCACAGACAATCTGTGACCATTTATCTTGTCGTGGACAAGAGCAGACACAAATCCAAACTGGTTCCCCGCCGACAGTCAGGCAGTGATAGGGGCTGACGTGATGTGAAAGCGAAGTTtgagggggagggaggaagcgaggggaggagggaggagagtggGGAGAAGCAAGCTGACGAACAGAGATGATGTGAGAGGGAGCGCAAAAAAAGGGTGCATAGTTGGTTTAGTGATCTATGTAAATATCTCCCTCTAtactttgattacattgttgaAAGAACTAAAAATACCCTGTGAAAATGAATTCCCTCCATCCTGCCCCTTAACGGCCCAGAGGTTGTTCAGAGGAGGAGTATTACaccctttccctcctcctctcctttttgaccctcccttcttcactttccCCTTTCTCTCTATGCTGCGTCTCTCCTCCGATCCCTCTCTTCCTCGCCCTCGCCAGGTTTCACTTGCTGGACATGGTGTAGCAGCCGTGTGGGTGCCACTGCATGTCGCGGATGCGCCTGATGGACTGCATCTGGGGGCAGCGGGCGCCAAACTCATTGAAGTGTCTGAATTCGCCCTTCTCCAGCAGGTACTGGCTGCCACGGTAACCGGGGAACTGGTAGCCCACAAAACTAGAGcgagaaaaaaggagagggggGACAAAGAGTTTGCATTTTTTATAATGGGGATTAAACTGTGAAGTtgaaaatatacagaaaaaagCTCCAAGGAACAGAGGAACCATATTGATttaaggaacaaaaaaacatggatgAGTGGTGAGCAGAAAGTGAGAGGAAGATGCTAGAAGGACAGCTGTAGGCCAATCAGGTAGGATaaacatgtgacaaataaagacatcagCGGGTTCGTCATGTTGTCGGTGTGAGACCACAGTGCAGACGGCCTCCCAGCTGTTTGCTTCAGGCAGCCTGCAGCCCCACAAATGAAGTAATCATTGCGGTTAAGAAACAGTATCTGATGCTTTCCACACCTCTGTGCGCAGAAATAGACAGAAAGCTGCTGACGTTCATGACACCCTCTGCGAGCTGCTGATGAAAAAGCCTCGCAGAAAAACACCCATTGTTGATCACGCTGCCTTGTTCCGAGAATGACGAAACAAGGCAGCGATGGGTGTGATAGTCTGACATAAGCAGCGACACATGGAGATGGACGTCTTGTTACAGAAGAAGGGTTTAGTGTTTGCTGCtgacacatgggacatgtttcatattttgaaaATTGGGAGCTGCAAACACAGAAGGGATGTGAGATAGCTGAGCTCCATAGTCAAACAATAATCAGTGTTtgagtggatgtttttttaagctttgggAAACATGTGTGCCTTCCTGCAGAGATGTATCCCTCCTGTTTTAAGTCTGTTTGCTTGTTTAAAGATACACTATGAagaatttttacactaaatgatctaatatcatttaaaaaattacTAAacatatgttatatatatatattttgttgagtacttacattacctcaaatatttcaaacacataGAAAGCTAGAGATATCCTTCATTTTGTAGTTGTAACAGGACATGTCTTGTCAGAGCCACCATGATTAGATACAACATGTGTATCATTGCCGTGGAAACGCCAGTTGTTACGTCAAGGAGTGCTACATAAGGAAGTAGGAACTATTACCTAAAGCTGTCgtactgctgctgtgtgtgctgctgttatAAAAACGCATTAGcttgtctgtaaacatattctctcccTCAGGTGGGTCTCACCCGTTcctcttgactacggtcaagtCTGTGTTAGTTCTCATCAGGGGCGGGGCAAAGAGCATCACTCCCATAATTCCCTGACAGCCTCGACGccctcttttgttattgtttggatTGAAAGCCCCATGGCGGCAGAATTTACAAATACTGTGCGTGACAGGAAGCTAAAACCTGAAACTGGTTTGCTTGGCTGAGTTTTACTTAGCTCAGCGTGCTAGGCTAAGTCAGGTTAGCTAACCAGCAACTTCAAAGCCAAAATGACCTCAAATCACTGCGAGCAGCGCGGAAGCCTCCATTAGAGGTGCTGGCTGTCAGGCTAACTCTTTATGTTCCTAAGCTAACCAGATTTTAACTGAAGCAACGTACATTATAGTGATATTACTTTTCTCATCTTAGTCTTTtagagaaagcaaaaaaaatgctCCTAAAATGTTGCTTTCATACTCACGTTCCACAGCTGACCATGATGCTGCCAACCCTGTCGGTGAAACCGTAGGAGAACAGGCTGGGGACATCATCGTCCATGATCTCCATCTTGCGGCCCTTGAACTCTCCGACCTCGTACAGGCAGATTTTGTGCTTCTCGGGGTCCTAGAAGGTGGGGTGGGGAAAGAAAAGAGTTGAATTAGGAAGATGAAGAACTGTAGAGCACACATGGATATAAGCTGTCAAAGCCGATGAGAAGGTTATACCATGCGGACAGGTCTGAAGGACAGCAGATAGTCGTTTTTCTGGCAGTTGCTCCAGGAGTCCCAGCGGGGATACTCTCCCTTCTCCAGGATGAACATCTCACCGCAGAGGTTCATCTGCTCGAAGCCCACgaaactgaagaggagagaaatggTCACGAGGGTGAGATGGGAGAAAGGTGATGAGTTATACATTCAATTGAGAAACATCATATTGCTTTTTAAACGAGCCCTCCAATGACTGTGGgaaaagtgaaaacaacaaagccTCTTAGTCTTGACCATtaatttcattttgtgtctcttGTGAGACTGCCAACTTCATGGTGGAGCAATCCTAAAAATAACTATAAAGGGGGTGCTTTAGTGAATAATCTCCTTTATGTGCAGTTAGAAGCTCCTACATTAAcatcatttttacctttattggtccacattgtttttttgctcCACTTCATTCTAAAAGttttgctgctttgtttgttATTAGTTTTAAAGTTAATTCTGCCTCTGTACTCTCTGTAAATTACCTCGGATAAAAGCATCAGCTACATTGCTTAAAATGCaaagtgtaaaatgtcacataaTGGTGGGGTACACTCGTTGAAATCCCCTGCTCTCTGCTCAGACGAGTGGGTGTGTTTGATAC
This window of the Labrus mixtus chromosome 2, fLabMix1.1, whole genome shotgun sequence genome carries:
- the crybb1l2 gene encoding crystallin, beta B1, like 2; protein product: MMGVFLFCGGCELSEFVSVSIIPPLWAPAYKSFNGPGALLHRAPVSALSPTPLRTHTATVIMSSGGDKSKSASQTDGKAAQNKMSEMGMMSYKMRVFDQENFQGRCIEITGECMSVCDMGMDKVRSLRVDSGPFVGFEQMNLCGEMFILEKGEYPRWDSWSNCQKNDYLLSFRPVRMDPEKHKICLYEVGEFKGRKMEIMDDDVPSLFSYGFTDRVGSIMVSCGTFVGYQFPGYRGSQYLLEKGEFRHFNEFGARCPQMQSIRRIRDMQWHPHGCYTMSSK